A section of the Candidatus Bipolaricaulota bacterium genome encodes:
- the cmr1 gene encoding type III-B CRISPR module RAMP protein Cmr1 has protein sequence MKVKIRTLTPLWTGGADGKVDRVHETGILGSLRWWYEAIVRGLGG, from the coding sequence CTGAAAGTAAAGATAAGGACTCTTACTCCCCTCTGGACCGGCGGTGCAGACGGCAAAGTAGATCGCGTTCACGAAACCGGGATTCTGGGGAGTTTGCGCTGGTGGTACGAGGCGATTGTGCGCGGGCTGGGTGGA